From the Pontiella agarivorans genome, one window contains:
- a CDS encoding glycosyltransferase family 4 protein — translation MSENIGFVSTRFAGTDGVSLESAKWAKVLWDHEFRSFWYAGRLDRAPEVSYCVPEAHFEHPENVWINERIWGKSFRDPIVSRRIRDMAEYLKTTLYEFVNHYDLRILIFQNALTIPMHVPLGVAISEFLAETRIPSIAHHHDFYWERVRFSVNGVPDFLDMAFPPRDDELQHVVINQAAREELSWRKGLSSELIPNVFDFETPPPPPDAYTEGLRADLGFSEDDILILQPTRIVPRKGIEHSIKLLETLGDPKMKLVISHAGGDEGYEYQHMLEELAHDSGVDLRIIDDRVGEFRQKNSKGQKIYTLWDIYPFVDFVTYPSLYEGFGNAFLEAVYFKLPILINRYSIFARDIEPKGFRVPLMDGYLTKEVVDDVRRLLADEGYRRTTVEHNYAVANRFFSYSVLRRSLRTLITNIKGLEP, via the coding sequence ATGAGCGAAAATATCGGATTTGTTTCAACGCGCTTTGCCGGCACTGACGGGGTTTCCCTGGAGAGTGCAAAATGGGCGAAAGTTTTATGGGATCATGAGTTCAGGAGCTTCTGGTATGCGGGCCGGCTCGATCGAGCCCCCGAAGTAAGCTACTGCGTTCCGGAGGCGCACTTTGAACATCCGGAAAATGTCTGGATCAATGAGCGCATCTGGGGAAAGAGTTTTCGGGATCCGATTGTGAGCCGCCGGATTCGCGATATGGCGGAATATCTGAAAACGACGCTGTATGAATTCGTCAATCACTATGATCTGCGTATCCTTATTTTCCAGAATGCACTGACGATTCCGATGCATGTTCCGCTTGGTGTGGCGATCTCAGAATTTCTGGCCGAAACACGGATTCCCTCCATTGCGCATCATCATGATTTTTATTGGGAACGGGTACGCTTTTCCGTGAACGGGGTTCCGGATTTTCTCGATATGGCGTTTCCGCCGCGTGACGACGAGTTGCAGCATGTGGTGATTAATCAGGCAGCCCGCGAGGAACTGTCATGGCGGAAAGGCCTCTCTTCCGAGCTGATTCCGAATGTGTTCGATTTTGAAACGCCGCCGCCGCCGCCGGATGCCTATACCGAGGGATTGCGCGCTGATCTCGGTTTTTCAGAAGATGATATCCTGATTCTCCAGCCGACGCGTATCGTACCGCGAAAAGGGATCGAACATTCGATCAAACTGCTGGAAACACTGGGTGATCCGAAAATGAAACTGGTAATCTCTCATGCGGGCGGGGACGAGGGCTATGAGTATCAGCACATGCTCGAAGAACTGGCCCATGATTCGGGGGTGGATCTGCGGATTATCGATGACCGCGTCGGAGAGTTCCGGCAGAAAAATTCAAAGGGACAGAAGATCTATACATTATGGGATATCTATCCGTTTGTTGATTTTGTGACTTATCCGAGTCTGTATGAAGGTTTCGGAAACGCTTTTCTTGAAGCGGTCTATTTCAAGCTGCCGATCCTGATCAACCGCTACTCCATTTTTGCGCGCGATATTGAACCGAAAGGTTTCCGTGTGCCTCTGATGGATGGCTATCTGACGAAAGAAGTGGTGGATGATGTCCGCCGTCTGCTCGCGGATGAGGGATACCGGCGGACCACGGTTGAGCACAACTATGCTGTCGCAAACCGTTTCTTCAGTTATTCCGTACTGCGCAGAAGCCTGCGTACACTCATCACCAACATCAAAGGTTTAGAACCATGA
- a CDS encoding M20/M25/M40 family metallo-hydrolase, giving the protein METKIGSIDEILELLPTLPDKLTGIQETLLANLIMLSEIPSPTFEEEARVKLLLQRMLESELDKISTDEAGNGVGIIPGKDPSRNILLVAHADSVYSEKVDHAISVLAEEIVGPGVADNSLGMAVLATLPNILKMLGIQLNANLVLLSSTKGLGRGNLDGLRFFMDNNKIPFEAGICIEGEKLGRLSYTAEGMFRGYITCRIPEELDWQRAGQNSAIIALNEVINRILEIPIPKRPRTSIVLGAIRGGKSYNVMATHSSLRFEVRSQDAGMVQTIRERIEDIIADASSPNNAEFDFQIVSSREPGGIDISHPLVKNCRLVMEKLGVQPTIRPSMSEVSELIARGLPAVTLGITEASNLHDLNETIRIKPIYTGLAQLLAMLLAIDGGFCNEPE; this is encoded by the coding sequence ATGGAAACTAAAATTGGAAGCATTGACGAAATACTCGAACTGCTCCCCACTCTTCCTGACAAACTTACGGGCATACAGGAAACCCTCCTGGCCAACCTGATCATGCTCAGCGAAATTCCATCACCGACATTCGAGGAAGAAGCCCGTGTAAAACTGTTGCTCCAGCGCATGCTTGAAAGCGAACTGGATAAAATTTCAACTGACGAAGCCGGCAACGGAGTCGGCATTATTCCCGGGAAAGATCCATCCCGTAATATCCTGCTGGTTGCCCACGCGGATTCGGTTTACTCCGAAAAAGTCGACCATGCCATCAGTGTACTGGCCGAAGAAATTGTCGGTCCCGGCGTTGCAGACAACAGCCTCGGCATGGCTGTGCTGGCCACCCTGCCCAATATTCTGAAGATGCTCGGCATCCAGCTGAATGCCAATCTGGTGCTGCTATCGAGTACCAAAGGACTCGGCCGCGGCAACCTCGACGGGCTTCGCTTTTTCATGGATAATAATAAAATTCCTTTTGAAGCGGGCATCTGCATCGAAGGCGAAAAACTCGGGCGCCTCAGCTACACCGCCGAAGGCATGTTCCGCGGATACATCACCTGCCGCATTCCCGAAGAACTCGACTGGCAGCGTGCCGGGCAGAACAGCGCCATCATTGCACTGAACGAAGTCATCAACCGTATTCTTGAAATTCCGATTCCGAAACGCCCCCGGACCTCCATTGTGCTTGGCGCCATTCGCGGCGGAAAAAGCTACAATGTCATGGCCACTCACTCCAGCCTGCGTTTTGAAGTCCGCAGCCAAGATGCCGGAATGGTCCAGACCATACGGGAACGGATTGAAGACATTATCGCCGATGCCTCCTCCCCGAACAACGCGGAATTTGACTTTCAGATTGTCTCCTCCCGTGAACCGGGCGGAATCGACATCAGCCACCCGCTGGTTAAAAACTGCAGACTCGTCATGGAAAAACTCGGCGTACAGCCAACCATCCGCCCGAGCATGTCCGAAGTTTCCGAACTGATTGCCCGCGGCCTCCCGGCTGTAACACTGGGTATTACGGAAGCCAGCAACCTGCACGATCTCAATGAAACCATTCGCATCAAACCCATTTACACCGGTCTGGCACAGC